In Zingiber officinale cultivar Zhangliang chromosome 1A, Zo_v1.1, whole genome shotgun sequence, the DNA window GCCATGGATTCACGCATACGTTCATCTTCATGTTTGACAGCGCTGAGGACGTGGCGGCGTACATAAAGCACCCTCGACACGTTGAGTACGGCAAGAAGTTTCGTGCAGGGACTGAGAAGATCTTGGCGGTGGATTTTCCGACTGTTATCGATAAGATTGCGACTGCTTGACTCAATTAGGAAGAAGGTGTCGAACAATAATAATGATATGTGATAAATTCATTTAACTaatgaattactatttttataaaTATGTATTTCATGGCCTTAGTGATATTGAATATCGCCACATCAATTGCCAGTGCGTAAGTCCGTGTATGCAAGATTTTAATGTTTATTTCACCTGAAGAACCAAATTAAATTCACTTGAATTCAAACACGTTTATTCAACTATGACAAAAATAAATGTCAACCATTGAATATATTGACAGATTAGGACAGATCCTCACAAAATTGGTAATCGCGATGAGATTACCAATCACGAATCTCGTGAAGAAGAATCGATGGCTGACAACGAGAATACAACGTGTATATACTCTGTTGCGAGACCAACGATGAGGTCTCCGCTCTGATTGAAACGGCTGAGGAATAGACTGGATCTCCTTCGGAAGTCacctttcctttctctccttatggtGATCGGACAGACGAGGGCTGGTCCGGTTGAACTTCTAAGGAGAACTTCTAAGGAGAAACAGAGGCCGCCCAacctctgtttgggaggaggtgagggaaggggaaggaTTAAACAAAGGGGGGATAACTCAAACAGGAAGTGAGAGAAGGAAAGGTAGGATAAGCTTTAACCTTTGTTTCCCGGAGATTTTCTCACTTCAATTtggggagaaagaaagggaaggaaaagtaaaagtttttattttaattttatcctaaaagaaaaattattttaattgattcaaatttactattttaattttttattctaattttattcctaaaaagaaaaaaaaatatttcaatcgattcaaatttATTATTTCAACCCtaagaattataaattttattttataccaCCATTAGGTCTGATCGTCTGGGGTTCGAATTTCGGTAAAGTCAAGGTAAATATCTTCCTTATGTggtagtcactattctaaagctagtagccgcccatgatttacctcctccgcattagtcctgggacgggttggcgggggtagggatgtaaacgagtcgaACCGAGCCggacagtattaggctcgagctcggctcgtttaagttatattcgggctcgagcttggctcgagctcgaatcgagcttttatcacaaggcttgagctcgactcgttttagaattatcaagctcacgAACAATTCAAGCTTGGCTCGTTATTagttcgattatcaaagttaacgagcctaactcgttaagcgagctcggactCGTTTTTGGGCTCGTTTAGAGttcgtttttggctcgttttagagctcgttttttgcctcattttaaagctcattttagagctcgttttttttttgctcgttttagaactcattttttggctcggtttaaggTTCGTTTTAAgactcatttttttggctcgcgagcgtataaacgaacatgttcgcgaactcacaagccgaatatccttaagctcgagctcagctcgataaaACTATCGAACTCGAaatcaagctcgagctcggctcgataagacaAACGAACGAATTCGAAcaagctttttaccgaatcgagcttcgaatagctcacgaaccgtttggttcatttacatccctaggcGAAGGCGCTGGGGGTGAATATATTTGCCTTTTGCCACCATAACTTGTaaagttaaaattatatttaCTGATCCTACTCGAAAGCGTGAAGTTGGAAAGTTAGGAGGTGGCGGTTTCGCTGACCGGATGTGGACTTCACTCCGTTCTGTAAAACAAATGAcgtcagtgctgagccagggaagCAGTCCCTGGTgttggctctccgacgctcaagtcagtcaccggaatatGAAGAAAAATGGAGCAATAGTAGCAACAGTAGAACTCAAGAATAATGTGTACTTTCGCCGgtgatggaccccctttatatagagcctaaTGGACGACATGTACGCTTCCAAAGGCATGGGCACGTTCTCCAATATGTCCTATGAAAGAACCTGTCAAGAAAGTACCTTTGACATCATATTTTaacaaaacatgcatatctctgacAAAACAATAGAAGTTTTCGTTGTACGATCCGTctgtcgaccatgcctcgtgtcagcggCATTATCTCCCAAAAAGATGTCGAGAAATACTATAGTGATCctgttgctgggccgagcggggtagccactcGGCCGAAACTCCTCTTCGTTCGCGACCAAGTCTcactgcttggccgagcggggtaaccACTCGGCCGAAACCCCTCCACTCTGACATCCTCAGGTGGCTCATCCGTACGGTGACTGTATACTAACATGTCCTCCTCCGCTCGGACCAGCTATCCGGTTTCCCTCGACGCCCTACTACACCGTATTGAGCGTCGGCTATCTTACGTGTCATCTTGAGCTGGATAAGTGGTCTGCTCGGACATGTCTCCAGTCGGTCGGGCCTTGATTGCCCAACCGGCCATTCCCATTGTCCTCCGTTCGACCCTCTGACACCCGagcattgaccaccttgactttgacctctaccaTGACAATTGACCCTATGCCATGTAAGCCTCCCTCCATCACCGCATCATTCACTATGTCAGTTTTATAACCAAAGTTAGATTAccatatattacttcataattaataataaattaatcaatggCAAAGCCTATCAACTAAATTCACACGGTGATAGAATTAGGTAGTAGCCTAAAAGTAGAATCGTCAATTTGGGTTTGACCCGTCGGGTTAGCCTGTCCTGCCAAATAATTTAAACGGATTGGATTacaattttatcaacccaagttcgCCGCGGGCCGACCCACGAGGGTCGGCCTGCAACGGACTTGAGTTGACCCACAGATTAAGAAACACATATAAAtcaagttttatgtcaatttattatctttatttgttataattttgaaataaaaatagtatttttttatcaaacatgattattcatttgtgttcatttatattttaaaaaatatttttggatatatttgattgataaaacttttttaaagtaaaatattaaaaatatgaatttttttttttaaatttttgatggcTTGTGGGTTGACCCGCCTAACCCACAACCCACCTAGGATTGAGTTGGGTTGTAGATTTCTCAATCCGCCAAGATGACGAGTCGATTCATCTCACCAAATGACTGGTCTGTCATAAATCAACCCTTCTCATTACGAAATGACTCGTTTGAGAGCTCTacctaaaaataaatttatttggcATTAACTAAACAAAAGTGAGGAGACtactattatatttattatatttactaAGACAAAAGTGAGGAGACTACtattatatttatgatatttacTAAGACAATATTCTACAGGAAACCCAAAGAAAGAATCAAATGATGTTTGACACAAAGTCAACTTAGATATGTTGTAAGAGCCTACAAGATGAGGATTTGTCAAAAGATGAGTTGCCTGATCAAGAACCGATTTTTAGACAATTGTGGCTCCATCACCATCTACTAAATTGAGAATTATGTCTATGTCATACATCATGCTCTCCATGGAAGCAGGGATTAGAAGATCACGAACTGAAGAATATTCTAATTGACACCCTATTCGCTTTGTTAGTTCCTTCTTGGCAATTTCACCAATACTCAACAAATTTCCAACTTTCAGTAACCTTAAAAGGAATTTGCTTGAGACAGAACACTTCTCTAAGGGCAGCAGTGAAATCACTATCTTCACAAATGAAGTGCTCACACCATCACCTCTCTCTCTCATTGATTTTCTGCCTAAACTCGATAATCTACGACAGGTATAAGCTCCCAGTGCAGCTCCAATCACCTGAGAGGACATTCTGCCTCTAGCACTAATGGCCAATATGATGTTCTTAAAGCAGTGGACTTCGCGTTCGAACAGGTTCTCCACCCACCAGTCCTTTTGGCACTTGGTTCTGTTTTTTAACTGCATTCCATTGTTGTGGATTAAGAACTTCAGATAGAAGTTGCTTTCTGTTGTAGGTGTATGACCATTCCACTTTTGAAGTATCAACACAAGCCTTGGAGGCAATAGAATCTATCCAAGGAGTGATCAATTCCAAGTCCTTAGCCCAGGGTAGAAGAGACCTTGTCGTGTGAAGAACTATGATCAAATCTTTCCAACTATGAAATATGCCAGTCTGGAGGAAGACTTCAATTTTGTATTCAAGGTTCCCTTTCTCAACTGTTTCATACATCTCCAAGTACTCACCTGCACATCGAGTGGCAGCTACATAGTGAGCATTGAGTGTTACAGTCATTCCATAGCAAAATTTTGCACAAGTTTTGAAAGTTGTAGCTCCACCAGGGATATCAGTAATATAAATCTCATCGACCTTGTCATCATTGGAAACCATCAGCAGCTTCTGCAGGAGAGAACTCTTAGACAACAAGGGAAACTTGTGCAAGTGGAATTTTATATCACCGACATGAACAATGATATCAGTAGCCAACTCAAAAGCTACACACCTGGAAAAGCTTTTGGATGCTCGGTACACCAAAAGCCTTGAGAAGGTGGAGAAAGGAATCTGGTCGAGCATGGTCCGCTTAAGCTGGACGTCGATGTACGACTTAAGCAGGGGAGTCGTGTCGAATGGCACCGTCGCCAAGACCACCGTCGGCAAAATATGAATAGTGTAGGATCGGTATCGACCGGTTAGAGGAAATGAATAGCCTACAAGTTAGAAATTTACAAGATGCTTGTTTGGAGGGTTTGGAATGGGAATGGAATGAAACTTGGTGCTTGGTTTGGGGAAATGATAGTGGGCCCCACGGATTCATTCCTTAAAATATGGGAATGAGCCATTAATCATTCCCATTTCATTATTATATACAATCATTCCTATTACCTATCTCATTCCCTTATCCGAAGCAGCCCCTTAAATTCTCTTGCTTTCGtacttagcaaggacacacacATTAACTAAACAAAAAAGATAATTAATATAAACAAAAAGTAAAGTAAGAAGAGACTCCAAATTTACTTGTTTTACAACTAAGaaagttgctaatccaagacgatgaACGCTCCACTAAAAAATGTCTTTTGAAGAAGACAGAGTAATCTCTTACAATTGTTGAAAGCGCgaacttaaaaatagaaaaggatTTTAGTACAAAGTGTGTTGTATCTAATTTCGAGCACCAGAGCTCTATTTACAGCCTACTAGTCAAAGCTAGTAATTGGTTGACATGGCACCTCCAGGCACATGGACCCGATCCGAGTACTTGACTTAGTCAACTTGATCCACTTCACAATGACTTTTTTACAACGGATCTTTACTTTCCGAGCGCCTAGACCCGATCCCGGCACCTAGAGTCGGCTGACATGGACTCTGTGATGGTCCTTTTTACAACAATGGCTTGTTGACATGGCGGAACAGTCGGGACACCTGCAGTCCGGGCACTTGCACCTGCTCCAGACGCCTGGACACAGTTAACTCAGAGTTGACCATTTTCTTGTCCGATTGTTTGGGTGATACTCCGGCTGTCCGGAATTGACCTCACCTGAACTCAACttcagccttctcctcaagcataGTTTCTTCCTAACTTCTCGTTCTTCAGAAGCGCCGCATGCGTTTTTCTCATTCACTAGTGTATTCTTCTACagattctcatccctcagatgcactgaatTCGTCGACTCACTTCTCATATCATTCTTCTCGCTCATTGCGTCTTCCGCTAGACTTCTTATTCCTAAGTCcttgcacactt includes these proteins:
- the LOC121998759 gene encoding stress-response A/B barrel domain-containing protein At5g22580-like; translation: MAGIKHLVMAKFKEGAAVEQLLLDMKKLALELDIIKSFEWGEDVMKNDKYSHGFTHTFIFMFDSAEDVAAYIKHPRHVEYGKKFRAGTEKILAVDFPTVIDKIATA